Sequence from the Flavobacterium sp. TR2 genome:
TATTTCAGACCTCGAAATTACCTTCGCAAAGAAAGTTACATGTTGTAACCATCAATCAAGAAATCATTATTTCAATTTGTAAACGAAAATATAAAATCAAGACCTATGGATAACCTAATAATTGTTTTGGCATTTTTTCTTATAAGACATGCAATGAATATGACTTTTCCAAAAAGAGGCAGAAAAGCTACTAAATGCGATACTCTATTGTTAGGTTCTTTACCGATGAGTAAAGCTTTTAACGCAATGACAGCTTATTTCAATCAAAAAAAGAATGATTTAAAATGAAAAATATTACATTTGAGCCTCTAGGAAATAGAGAAATGTACGTTCTTACTACATAATAGCAGTTTTGTAAATCCTTATAAGTATAAGTACAATGGTAAGGAGCTCCAAGACGAGCTGGGGCTTAACTTCTACGCTTATGGACATAGATTTTATGATCCAGCAATAGGCAGATGGACAACGATGGATCCATTATTAAATGATCTTGACTTTAAATTTGATCCTAATGATATTGATCAAGACGATGAAGATGAAGTTGCTTTCGCAATGAAGACGACTTTAGGTAATGGCGGAGGAATTTTTAATACAGATAATCTAAATCCATATTCTTATGGTTATAATGATCCTGTTAGATTTGAAGACCCAGACGGAAGATGTCCGATATGTGTTTTTGTTGTAGCAGCATTAGTTTTTTCTGAGTTTGCAAATGCTCCAACTGGGAACGCTAAAGTTGATACAAGAAATTATAATGCCTCTAAGTCTAATAAAACACTTGTATCAAGTGCCGTTTTAGCTGGTGGAACTAGAACCATTGCTAAAAGTCTTTTAAGTAATTCCACTGAAGATAAAGTTAAAACGGTGGTTATTGATGCTGATAAACATCCTGAATCTGCAAAACATCTTGGAGATGCTATAAAAGAAGGAAAA
This genomic interval carries:
- a CDS encoding NucA/NucB deoxyribonuclease domain-containing protein → MDPLLNDLDFKFDPNDIDQDDEDEVAFAMKTTLGNGGGIFNTDNLNPYSYGYNDPVRFEDPDGRCPICVFVVAALVFSEFANAPTGNAKVDTRNYNASKSNKTLVSSAVLAGGTRTIAKSLLSNSTEDKVKTVVIDADKHPESAKHLGDAIKEGKSNVGKVDRKGASTRRGENLKGTKAEKGKDRDEAPPAVINTGEKASVRKIDPSDNRGAGASIGHQLKDVPDGTPVRIIPINLPKK